In Bradyrhizobium sp. G127, one genomic interval encodes:
- a CDS encoding class I SAM-dependent methyltransferase, with product MSWHSSSKNIGALYERHAAAFDEDRGKRLVERAWMERFRAAMPKSATVLDLGCGSGEPVARFLIEAGHRVTGVDSSPTLIDLCRSRFPAYEWIVADMRDLRLDRRFGGIIAWNSFFHLTPDDQCAMWGVFRAHAEPGAALMFTSGPAAGEAIGEYQGEALYHASLDPADYEKLARAHGFDVVSYVPEDQDCGGLTVWLMQKRSN from the coding sequence ATGTCCTGGCATTCTTCTTCCAAAAATATCGGAGCCTTGTACGAACGCCATGCGGCGGCCTTCGACGAGGATCGAGGCAAGCGGCTTGTCGAACGCGCGTGGATGGAGCGCTTCAGGGCCGCGATGCCCAAGAGCGCGACCGTGCTCGATCTCGGATGCGGATCGGGCGAGCCGGTCGCGCGCTTCCTGATTGAGGCGGGGCATCGCGTTACAGGCGTGGATTCATCGCCGACGCTGATCGATCTGTGCCGGTCGCGCTTTCCCGCGTACGAATGGATCGTCGCTGATATGCGCGATCTCCGCCTTGATCGCCGCTTCGGCGGGATCATCGCCTGGAACAGCTTCTTTCATCTGACGCCGGACGATCAGTGCGCGATGTGGGGCGTCTTTCGCGCCCATGCCGAACCCGGAGCGGCGCTGATGTTTACGAGCGGACCCGCGGCCGGCGAGGCGATTGGCGAGTATCAGGGAGAGGCATTGTATCATGCCAGCCTTGATCCCGCGGACTATGAGAAACTCGCCAGGGCGCACGGCTTCGATGTCGTGAGCTATGTACCCGAAGATCAGGACTGCGGCGGCCTGACGGTCTGGCTTATGCAAAAGCGGTCCAACTGA